A window from Pseudomonas campi encodes these proteins:
- a CDS encoding GGDEF domain-containing protein, whose protein sequence is MPPSQPLISRRHASQRAICLCLLALFALCSLHAGTALAADKLRLQLRWLHQFQFAGYYMALEKGYYRDAGLDVEILEGGPSALKPVDALLAGDSDFAISNSGMVIERMAGKPVVALAAIMQTSPIVWIVRADSGIRTPMDLAGKRLMLMPAPESAELLITLRREGIDINQLTIQPTSFNLQDLLDGKTDAYDGYISNEPYWLSQHGADYHLINPREYGVNFYNDVLYTREQLVEDKPAQVAAFVAASLKGWQYALAHQEETIRLIQQRYAPGKTLEHLRFEAEALHKLIMPELVQLGHMNPGRWEYIANSYVQLGMAPGPVDLQGFLYTEHVAQDYRMVYLGGVLALLVIVLVGAIALRFATLSRALQREVNRRQTTEQQLLTSNCTLERLANTDRLTGLWNRLKFEEVAHQEVSRAERYGYPLSLVFFDLDHFKDINDQHGHEVGDQVLCRLAQLVGGHLRESDSLCRWGGEEFLILMPHTDRQQAEQLAEKLRERVAKASLLVQQPISASFGIAQLVPGELLRDLVRNADAALYRAKQLGRNRVEA, encoded by the coding sequence GTGCCGCCCAGCCAGCCACTCATCTCGCGCCGCCATGCTAGCCAGAGGGCCATCTGCCTATGCCTGCTGGCTCTGTTCGCCCTCTGTTCACTGCATGCGGGCACGGCCCTGGCCGCCGACAAACTGCGCCTGCAACTGCGCTGGCTGCACCAGTTCCAGTTCGCCGGCTACTACATGGCCCTGGAAAAAGGCTATTACCGCGATGCCGGGCTGGACGTGGAAATCCTCGAAGGCGGCCCCAGCGCGCTCAAACCAGTGGATGCCCTGCTGGCAGGCGACAGCGACTTCGCCATCAGCAACAGCGGCATGGTCATCGAGCGCATGGCCGGCAAGCCGGTGGTGGCGCTGGCGGCGATCATGCAGACCTCGCCCATCGTGTGGATCGTGCGCGCCGACTCCGGCATCCGCACCCCGATGGACCTGGCCGGCAAGCGCCTGATGCTGATGCCGGCGCCGGAAAGCGCCGAACTGCTGATCACCCTGCGCCGGGAAGGCATCGACATCAACCAGCTGACCATCCAGCCCACCAGCTTCAACCTGCAGGACCTGCTCGACGGCAAGACCGACGCCTACGACGGCTACATTTCCAACGAACCCTACTGGCTGAGCCAGCATGGCGCCGACTACCACCTGATCAACCCGCGCGAGTACGGCGTCAACTTCTACAACGATGTGCTGTATACCCGCGAGCAACTGGTGGAAGACAAACCCGCTCAGGTTGCCGCCTTCGTCGCGGCCAGCCTCAAAGGCTGGCAGTACGCCCTGGCACACCAGGAAGAAACCATTCGCCTGATCCAGCAGCGCTATGCGCCCGGCAAAACCCTGGAGCACCTGCGCTTCGAGGCCGAGGCCCTGCACAAACTGATCATGCCGGAGCTGGTGCAGCTCGGGCACATGAACCCCGGGCGCTGGGAATACATCGCCAACAGCTATGTGCAACTGGGCATGGCGCCCGGGCCGGTCGACCTGCAGGGGTTTCTCTACACTGAGCATGTCGCGCAGGATTACCGCATGGTCTACCTGGGCGGCGTGCTCGCCCTGCTGGTCATCGTTCTAGTCGGCGCCATTGCCCTGCGCTTCGCCACGCTGTCCCGCGCCCTGCAACGCGAGGTCAACCGTCGGCAAACGACCGAACAGCAGCTGCTCACCAGCAACTGCACGCTGGAGCGCCTGGCCAATACCGATCGCCTGACCGGCCTGTGGAATCGCCTGAAGTTCGAGGAAGTCGCCCACCAGGAGGTAAGCCGCGCCGAGCGCTATGGCTACCCCCTGTCGCTGGTGTTCTTCGACCTCGACCATTTCAAGGATATCAACGACCAGCATGGCCACGAGGTGGGCGATCAGGTGCTGTGCCGCCTGGCGCAACTGGTCGGCGGGCACCTGCGTGAATCCGACAGCCTGTGCCGCTGGGGTGGCGAGGAATTCCTTATCCTCATGCCCCACACAGACCGGCAGCAAGCCGAACAGTTGGCGGAAAAGCTACGTGAACGGGTAGCCAAGGCCTCATTGCTGGTACAGCAGCCCATCAGCGCCAGTTTCGGCATTGCCCAACTGGTGCCCGGAGAGCTCCTGCGCGACCTGGTGCGCAATGCCGATGCCGCACTTTATAGAGCCAAGCAACTGGGTCGTAATCGAGTGGAGGCATAA
- a CDS encoding hydroxypyruvate isomerase family protein: MKIAANLSMLFTELPLLERAQAAAAVGFEGVEIQFPYEVPAIRLKEALERAGLPLVLINLPAADLMTGGPGLAAVPARQAEFAAALQEALTYAAMVRPSCVNVLPGRLAEGVTREEALAVLVANLRKAAEAFQCLGIRVLCEAINPLDMPGFLINTPEQLDELLRAVDHPNCQAQFDLYHMARQGLDIEAGIALLAGRIGHVQFADCPGRGEPGSGELDFLPLIRVLQARGYGGWLGAEYKGDRLHVGSFAWLRLWQNLLGV, encoded by the coding sequence ATGAAAATTGCGGCCAACCTGTCCATGCTGTTCACCGAACTGCCGCTGCTCGAGCGCGCACAGGCGGCCGCGGCGGTCGGTTTCGAGGGCGTGGAAATCCAGTTCCCTTATGAAGTACCGGCCATTCGTCTCAAGGAAGCGCTGGAGCGCGCCGGTTTGCCGCTGGTGCTGATCAACCTGCCGGCCGCTGATCTGATGACTGGCGGCCCGGGGCTGGCGGCAGTGCCTGCGCGGCAGGCCGAGTTTGCTGCAGCGCTGCAGGAAGCGCTGACCTATGCCGCTATGGTCCGGCCGAGCTGTGTCAACGTACTGCCGGGGCGACTGGCCGAGGGCGTGACACGTGAAGAGGCTCTGGCAGTTCTGGTGGCCAATCTACGCAAGGCGGCCGAGGCTTTTCAGTGCCTAGGGATTCGCGTGCTGTGCGAAGCGATCAATCCCCTCGACATGCCGGGCTTTCTGATCAATACCCCCGAGCAGCTGGACGAGCTGCTGCGAGCAGTCGATCACCCGAACTGCCAGGCTCAGTTCGATCTCTACCACATGGCCCGGCAGGGGCTGGATATCGAGGCGGGCATTGCTTTGTTGGCCGGGCGCATTGGCCATGTGCAGTTCGCGGACTGCCCAGGCAGAGGAGAACCGGGGAGTGGCGAGCTGGATTTTCTACCCTTGATCAGGGTATTGCAGGCACGGGGATATGGTGGCTGGTTGGGCGCCGAGTACAAGGGAGATAGACTGCACGTCGGGTCGTTCGCCTGGCTCCGACTATGGCAGAACCTCCTTGGGGTATGA
- a CDS encoding polysaccharide biosynthesis protein: MIKPTVLRERLLGLRRRHKRLLQVAADVVLVWLALWLAFVVRIGFDNSINVFSKYGWLFIAAPVIAIPLFIRLGMYRAVLRYLGNDALLTIAKAVSVSALLLALVVYWYRDAPVVVPRSLVFNYWWLSLTLIGGLRLLMRHYFMGDWYSSGRSARLSQGDGRAPKVAIYGAGTAGNQLVAALRMGRSMNPVAFIDDDKGIVSQVIAGLKVYKPGRITQLIEDTGVQEILLAMPSVSRMRRREILEYLEQFPLHVRSVPDFMDLASGRVQVDALQEVDIADVLGRDAVPPMKALFERCIRGQVVLVTGAGGSIGAELCRQIISVEPAALILFDHAEYNLYAIHGELEARIEREALSIKLVPILGSIGSASRLLDVMRCWKVNTLYHAAAYKHVPIVEHNIAEGVLNNVLGTINAAQAAVRAGVEHFVLISTDKAVRPTNVMGSTKRLAEMVLQALSRETAPVLMGDKDGVRQINKTRFTMVRFGNVLGSSGSVIPRFREQIRCGGPVTVTHPNITRYFMTIPEAAQLVIQAGAMGQGGDVFVLNMGQPVKIVDLAVKMIHLSGLTVRNEKNTHGDIAIEYSGLRPGEKLYEELLIGENVRPTEHPMILCASEEHLAWDDFKQRLTELLGAVDDGDFSRVRQLLRQTVNGYAPSDDIVDLMYLQQQGPGHGN, translated from the coding sequence GTGATCAAGCCTACTGTATTGCGTGAACGCTTGTTGGGGCTGCGTCGCCGTCATAAACGTTTGTTGCAGGTTGCTGCCGATGTGGTTCTGGTCTGGTTGGCACTCTGGTTGGCATTTGTTGTTCGGATTGGTTTTGACAACTCCATTAATGTCTTCAGCAAATATGGTTGGCTGTTTATTGCTGCCCCCGTGATAGCTATCCCCTTGTTTATCCGCTTGGGTATGTACCGGGCGGTATTGCGCTACTTGGGTAATGATGCGCTATTGACCATTGCCAAGGCGGTTTCGGTATCTGCGCTGCTTCTGGCCTTGGTCGTGTACTGGTATCGGGATGCGCCTGTCGTTGTTCCGCGTTCTCTGGTATTCAATTACTGGTGGCTGAGCCTGACCCTGATTGGCGGGTTGCGTTTGCTCATGCGTCATTACTTTATGGGTGACTGGTACAGCAGCGGTCGGAGTGCCAGGCTTTCTCAGGGCGATGGCAGAGCCCCTAAGGTAGCCATTTATGGCGCTGGTACTGCAGGTAATCAGCTGGTTGCTGCGCTGCGCATGGGGCGATCGATGAACCCCGTAGCGTTCATCGATGATGACAAGGGTATCGTCAGTCAAGTCATCGCCGGGCTCAAAGTCTATAAGCCGGGCAGGATTACCCAGCTAATTGAAGATACCGGGGTGCAGGAGATTTTGTTGGCCATGCCGTCGGTGTCGCGTATGCGCCGACGGGAAATTCTCGAGTACCTGGAACAGTTCCCTCTGCATGTGCGCAGTGTGCCTGACTTCATGGACCTGGCCAGCGGCCGCGTGCAGGTTGACGCGCTTCAGGAAGTCGATATTGCCGATGTATTGGGGCGTGATGCCGTGCCACCCATGAAGGCGTTGTTCGAGCGCTGCATTCGTGGGCAGGTTGTTCTGGTGACAGGCGCCGGCGGATCTATTGGTGCTGAACTGTGCCGGCAGATCATCAGTGTGGAGCCCGCTGCATTAATATTGTTCGATCACGCTGAATACAACTTGTATGCAATTCATGGTGAGTTGGAAGCACGCATTGAGAGAGAGGCGCTATCCATCAAATTGGTACCGATTCTGGGCTCAATCGGCAGCGCTTCCCGTTTGCTCGATGTCATGCGCTGCTGGAAGGTGAACACGCTTTACCATGCCGCGGCCTATAAGCATGTACCGATTGTTGAGCACAATATCGCCGAGGGCGTGCTCAATAATGTGCTGGGTACCATCAATGCTGCACAAGCAGCTGTCCGGGCCGGAGTGGAACACTTCGTTCTGATTTCTACGGATAAAGCAGTTCGTCCGACCAATGTCATGGGCAGCACCAAGCGCCTTGCCGAAATGGTGCTTCAGGCTCTCAGTCGCGAGACTGCCCCGGTGCTCATGGGCGATAAGGATGGCGTGCGCCAGATCAACAAGACACGCTTTACCATGGTCCGTTTCGGTAATGTGCTGGGCTCTTCGGGCTCGGTTATTCCGCGCTTTCGTGAGCAGATTCGGTGCGGTGGTCCGGTGACGGTGACTCACCCGAATATTACCCGTTACTTTATGACCATCCCCGAAGCTGCCCAGCTGGTTATCCAGGCGGGCGCCATGGGCCAGGGCGGCGATGTGTTCGTGTTAAACATGGGGCAACCGGTCAAGATCGTTGATCTGGCGGTCAAGATGATTCATCTGTCTGGATTGACCGTGCGTAATGAAAAAAATACCCATGGCGATATTGCCATCGAGTACAGCGGCCTGCGCCCCGGCGAAAAACTCTATGAAGAGTTGTTGATTGGGGAAAATGTAAGGCCTACAGAGCATCCGATGATTCTCTGTGCCAGTGAAGAGCATTTGGCTTGGGACGATTTCAAACAGCGTTTGACTGAACTGCTGGGTGCGGTAGATGACGGTGATTTCTCCAGGGTGCGCCAGCTGCTGCGCCAGACAGTCAATGGTTATGCGCCGAGTGATGACATCGTTGATCTGATGTATTTGCAGCAACAGGGACCTGGCCACGGTAACTGA
- a CDS encoding osmoprotectant NAGGN system M42 family peptidase — MTRLVEPDLIYLRQVLLEMLAIPSPTGFTDTIVRYVAERLEELGIPFELTRRGTIRATLKGRQTSPDRAVSAHLDTIGAIVRELKDNGRPALAPVGCWSSRFAEGSRVSLFTDNGVLRGSVLPLLASGHAFNTAVDQLPVSWDQVELRLDAYCATRADCESLGVAVGDFVAFDPLPEFTESGHISARHLDDKAGVAALLAALKAIVESGEEPEIDCHPLFTITEEVGSGAAAALPWDVSEFVGIDIAPVAPGQQSSEHCVSVALQDSGGPYDYHLSRHLLRLAGEGEIPVRRDLFRYYHSDAQSAVTAGHDIRTALLAFGCDATHGYERTHIDSLAALSRLIGAYVLSPPVFASDAQPAREHSLERFSHQIEHDVQMASDTQVPAIDSLLGGRSSPPE, encoded by the coding sequence ATGACCCGACTCGTCGAACCCGACCTCATCTATTTGCGCCAGGTGCTGCTGGAGATGCTCGCCATCCCCAGCCCCACCGGCTTCACCGACACCATCGTGCGCTACGTCGCCGAACGCCTGGAAGAGCTCGGCATCCCCTTCGAGCTGACCCGCCGCGGCACCATCCGCGCCACCCTCAAGGGCCGCCAGACCAGCCCGGATCGCGCCGTATCGGCGCACCTCGACACCATCGGCGCCATCGTCCGCGAGCTGAAAGACAACGGTCGTCCGGCCCTGGCACCCGTGGGTTGCTGGTCCAGCCGCTTCGCCGAGGGCAGCCGGGTCAGCCTGTTCACCGACAACGGCGTACTGCGCGGCAGCGTGCTGCCATTGCTGGCCTCCGGGCACGCCTTCAACACCGCGGTGGATCAGTTGCCGGTGAGCTGGGATCAGGTCGAGCTGCGCCTCGACGCCTACTGCGCCACCCGCGCCGATTGCGAGTCCCTGGGCGTGGCGGTGGGCGACTTCGTCGCCTTCGACCCGCTGCCGGAGTTCACCGAGAGCGGCCACATCAGCGCCCGTCACCTGGACGACAAGGCCGGCGTGGCAGCCCTGCTGGCCGCACTCAAGGCCATAGTCGAGAGCGGCGAAGAGCCGGAAATCGACTGTCACCCACTGTTCACCATTACCGAGGAAGTCGGCTCCGGTGCCGCCGCCGCGCTGCCCTGGGACGTCAGCGAGTTCGTCGGCATCGACATCGCCCCGGTGGCGCCCGGCCAGCAATCCAGCGAACACTGCGTCAGCGTCGCCCTGCAGGACTCCGGCGGCCCTTACGATTATCACCTGTCACGCCACCTGCTGCGCCTGGCCGGCGAAGGCGAGATCCCGGTACGCCGCGACCTGTTCCGCTACTACCACAGCGACGCCCAGTCGGCGGTGACTGCCGGCCACGATATCCGCACCGCCCTGCTGGCCTTCGGCTGCGATGCCACCCACGGCTACGAGCGTACCCATATCGACAGCCTGGCGGCGCTGAGCCGCCTGATCGGCGCCTATGTGCTCAGCCCGCCGGTATTCGCCAGCGACGCCCAGCCGGCTCGCGAACATTCGCTGGAGCGCTTCAGTCACCAGATCGAGCACGACGTGCAGATGGCCAGCGATACCCAGGTGCCGGCCATCGACAGCCTGCTCGGCGGCCGTTCAAGCCCGCCGGAATAA
- a CDS encoding YheU family protein: protein MLIPYQMLEADTLTRLLEDFVSRDGTDNGDETPLVTRVERARKALLKGQALIVFDPESQQCQLLLREEVPREWLQDQN from the coding sequence ATGCTGATCCCCTACCAGATGCTCGAAGCCGATACCCTCACCCGCCTGCTGGAGGACTTCGTCAGCCGCGACGGCACCGACAACGGTGACGAAACCCCGCTGGTCACCCGCGTCGAGAGGGCACGCAAGGCGCTGCTCAAGGGCCAGGCGTTGATCGTCTTCGATCCGGAAAGCCAGCAATGCCAGTTGCTATTGAGAGAAGAAGTGCCACGCGAGTGGCTGCAGGATCAGAACTGA
- a CDS encoding hybrid sensor histidine kinase/response regulator encodes MSRFCLALLLLCLSGPLWALAPAPLDRDELRLSLAPYMGFHEDPSGTLTAEQVQQLPDSAFTGVSGDHANLGKNDSVWWFKVRLVNSRPQPLNGYLEVNYALLDQIDVYLADAGGQLQAQQGGDRFAFVQRPVQVRHFWFPLQLPHGSNELLLRVETTSTVFVPLFFSTYGASAAAQENLMGINGAFYGVLFAMFIYNLFLFISLRERAYFWYLIYNINVGLFAACFDGMLFKLLPEHVALQSVSIYILMFLHCLTATQFSRHFLHTRQHFPRLDRNLRLLMLATFGCLLSVPLIGLQAWNILASLTVLVISLLLLLTGIYVWRQGIRHGSYYVLAWSVLLVAFMLVTSGSLGVELFGIYGSAVVKMGVTVELLTLSIGLADRINLLKEEGYRSRQAAEQAAFENQAKSRFLAKMSHEIRTPLNGVLGMLQLLRDTPLDRNQRFYVDTISSSGSSLMAVINDILDYARIESGKLSLEAIEFDLEQMVSDTLSLFTGQALEKRLRLYVSLEGGVPRRINGDPTRLKQVLMNLLSNALKFTQEGHVALHVGKRRDSQGQEHLLFAIRDSGIGMRSETLSQLFKSFSQGDSSTTRRYGGSGLGLAISKELVEMMGGHIEVQSSQGQGSRFAFDIPLQAVNAEADELAQRLNSRTALLCSLDSLGLDALSHLLGRWGMRTERCQDPERLRDYLEDFSNPPLLVLMAPWPGSIGHWLDSLSPLLERGQRVLLLHPPQHSQQIPDTRGLRLLNLALPVAITSLRDALQELYSERRVEPRAAVTELRSDGSATPCILVAEDNAVNQLVVQGFLKKRGYCVRLVTNGLAAVAEYNRDPTSIQLILMDCEMPEMDGFEATRQIRKLEHSKRLPAVPIIALTAHILDEHREQGAQAGMDDFLGKPLDCQLLYATLDHYLLTQPLDNG; translated from the coding sequence ATGTCGCGCTTCTGTCTGGCTTTGCTTCTGCTCTGCCTCAGCGGACCGCTCTGGGCACTCGCGCCAGCACCACTGGACCGGGATGAGTTGCGCCTGTCACTGGCGCCCTACATGGGCTTCCACGAAGACCCTAGTGGCACACTGACGGCCGAACAGGTCCAACAGCTGCCCGACAGCGCCTTTACCGGCGTCAGCGGCGACCACGCCAACCTGGGCAAGAATGATTCGGTGTGGTGGTTCAAGGTGCGCCTGGTCAACAGCCGCCCGCAGCCGCTGAACGGCTACCTGGAAGTCAACTACGCCCTGCTCGACCAGATCGACGTCTACCTGGCCGACGCCGGTGGTCAATTGCAAGCCCAGCAGGGCGGCGACCGCTTCGCCTTCGTGCAGCGCCCGGTGCAAGTCCGCCATTTCTGGTTCCCGCTGCAACTGCCGCACGGCAGCAACGAGCTGCTGCTGCGCGTGGAAACCACCAGCACGGTATTCGTGCCGCTGTTCTTCAGCACCTACGGTGCCAGCGCGGCGGCCCAGGAAAACCTGATGGGCATCAACGGCGCCTTCTATGGCGTGCTGTTCGCCATGTTCATCTACAACCTGTTCCTGTTCATCTCGCTGCGCGAGCGCGCCTACTTTTGGTACCTGATCTACAACATCAACGTCGGCCTGTTCGCCGCCTGTTTCGACGGCATGCTGTTCAAGCTGTTGCCCGAGCACGTGGCCCTGCAGTCGGTGAGCATCTACATCCTGATGTTCCTCCACTGCCTGACGGCCACCCAGTTCAGTCGCCACTTTCTGCACACCCGCCAGCACTTCCCGCGCCTGGATCGCAACCTGCGCCTGCTGATGCTGGCGACCTTCGGCTGCCTGCTGTCGGTGCCGCTGATCGGCCTGCAGGCCTGGAACATCCTGGCCAGCCTGACGGTACTGGTGATCTCGCTGCTGCTCTTGCTGACCGGTATCTACGTCTGGCGCCAGGGCATCCGCCACGGCTCCTACTATGTGCTGGCTTGGAGCGTGCTGCTGGTGGCCTTCATGCTGGTCACCAGTGGTTCACTGGGCGTCGAGCTGTTCGGCATCTATGGCTCGGCAGTGGTCAAGATGGGCGTCACGGTCGAGCTGCTGACCCTGTCCATCGGCCTGGCCGACCGCATCAACCTGCTCAAGGAAGAAGGCTATCGCTCACGCCAGGCGGCCGAGCAGGCCGCCTTCGAGAACCAGGCCAAGAGCCGTTTCCTGGCCAAGATGAGCCACGAGATCCGCACCCCGCTGAATGGTGTGCTGGGCATGCTGCAGCTGCTGCGCGACACGCCACTGGATCGCAACCAGCGTTTCTATGTGGACACCATCAGCAGCTCCGGCAGCTCACTGATGGCGGTGATCAACGACATCCTCGACTACGCGCGCATCGAGTCCGGCAAGCTCAGCCTGGAAGCGATCGAGTTTGATCTGGAGCAGATGGTGTCCGACACCCTCAGCCTGTTCACCGGCCAGGCCCTGGAAAAACGCCTGCGCCTGTACGTCAGCCTGGAAGGCGGCGTGCCGCGGCGGATCAATGGCGATCCGACCCGTCTCAAGCAGGTGCTGATGAACCTGCTCAGCAATGCCCTGAAATTCACCCAGGAAGGCCATGTCGCGCTGCATGTGGGCAAACGCAGAGACAGCCAGGGCCAGGAACATCTGCTCTTCGCCATCCGCGACAGTGGCATTGGCATGCGCAGCGAAACGCTCAGCCAGCTGTTCAAGTCCTTCTCCCAGGGCGACTCCAGCACCACCCGCCGTTACGGCGGCAGCGGCCTGGGCCTGGCCATCAGCAAGGAGCTGGTGGAGATGATGGGCGGCCATATCGAAGTACAGAGCAGCCAGGGCCAGGGCTCGCGCTTTGCCTTCGACATTCCGCTGCAAGCCGTCAACGCCGAGGCGGATGAACTGGCCCAACGGCTCAACAGTCGTACCGCCCTGCTCTGCTCGCTGGATAGCCTGGGCCTGGATGCCCTCAGCCACCTGCTCGGCCGCTGGGGCATGCGCACCGAGCGTTGCCAGGACCCGGAGCGTCTGCGCGACTACCTGGAAGATTTCAGCAACCCGCCGCTGCTGGTGTTGATGGCGCCCTGGCCGGGCAGCATCGGCCATTGGCTGGACAGTCTCAGCCCGCTGCTGGAGCGCGGTCAGCGGGTGCTGTTGCTGCATCCACCCCAGCACAGCCAGCAAATACCCGATACCCGCGGCCTGCGCCTGCTCAATCTGGCCCTGCCGGTAGCCATCACCAGCCTGCGCGATGCCTTGCAGGAGCTCTACAGCGAACGGCGGGTCGAGCCACGCGCAGCGGTTACCGAACTGCGCAGCGATGGCAGTGCCACCCCATGCATCCTGGTCGCCGAAGACAATGCGGTGAATCAACTGGTGGTGCAGGGCTTCCTGAAGAAGCGCGGCTACTGCGTGCGCCTGGTGACCAACGGCCTGGCCGCAGTCGCCGAGTACAACCGCGACCCAACCTCGATCCAGCTGATCCTGATGGATTGCGAGATGCCGGAGATGGACGGCTTCGAAGCGACCCGGCAGATCCGCAAGCTGGAGCACAGCAAGCGCCTGCCAGCAGTGCCGATCATCGCCCTGACCGCCCATATCCTCGACGAGCACCGCGAACAGGGCGCCCAGGCCGGCATGGATGACTTCCTCGGCAAACCACTGGATTGCCAGCTGCTCTATGCCACCCTGGATCACTACCTGCTTACCCAGCCACTGGATAACGGCTAG
- a CDS encoding CynX/NimT family MFS transporter — protein sequence MKSASRALLMLALLLAAINLRPGITSLAPLIERIASELALSRGLISLTTALPVLCMGLLALLAPRCAVRFGLERTITGCLVLIGLALLLRLGSQASGLLIGSAVLLGCAIAVAGPLLSAYIKRHFVGHIGRVVGWYSFGMAIGGAAGAVLTIPVTRALGDNWSFGLAGWAVPALIAAALWACLPNRKEIPGENDGQGLPWREPRAWLVTGFFAIQAGMFYTLATWLVARYHEAGFSLLYSNGLFGSFMLVGLPSAWLLPWLAQRFDIRQPLLVFCGLTMTLCLGMISVVPQWLPEVWALLMGLALSGSFALSLVLPLYEVHTSLAVSRWTAMMLCAGYCMACLAPILAGLARDLAGNYQVPFMVLAGLGVLMTLIAWCLRTPNRQS from the coding sequence GTGAAATCTGCTTCTCGGGCCTTGCTGATGCTGGCTCTGCTGCTGGCGGCGATCAATTTGCGCCCCGGCATCACTTCCCTTGCCCCCTTGATCGAGCGAATTGCCAGTGAGCTCGCGCTGAGCCGTGGGCTGATCAGCCTGACCACGGCCTTGCCCGTGTTGTGCATGGGCCTGCTGGCCCTGCTGGCGCCCCGCTGTGCGGTACGTTTCGGCCTGGAGCGCACGATTACCGGCTGCCTGGTGTTGATCGGTCTGGCCCTGCTGCTGCGTCTGGGCAGCCAGGCCAGTGGTTTGCTGATCGGCAGCGCCGTGCTGCTGGGTTGCGCCATCGCCGTGGCCGGGCCGCTGCTGTCGGCCTATATCAAACGTCATTTCGTCGGCCATATCGGCCGGGTGGTGGGCTGGTATTCGTTCGGTATGGCGATTGGTGGGGCGGCCGGGGCGGTGCTGACCATTCCCGTCACGCGCGCGCTGGGCGATAACTGGAGCTTCGGCTTGGCTGGCTGGGCCGTGCCCGCATTGATCGCCGCGGCGCTGTGGGCCTGCTTGCCGAACCGCAAGGAAATTCCCGGTGAGAACGATGGCCAGGGTTTGCCCTGGCGTGAGCCGCGGGCCTGGCTGGTGACCGGCTTCTTCGCCATTCAGGCGGGGATGTTCTACACGCTGGCCACCTGGTTGGTGGCGCGTTACCACGAAGCCGGCTTCAGCCTGCTGTACAGCAACGGCTTGTTTGGCAGCTTCATGCTGGTCGGCTTGCCCAGCGCCTGGCTGCTGCCCTGGCTGGCCCAGCGCTTCGATATCCGTCAGCCGCTGCTGGTGTTCTGTGGCCTGACGATGACCCTGTGCCTGGGCATGATCAGCGTTGTCCCGCAGTGGCTGCCGGAAGTCTGGGCGCTGCTCATGGGCCTGGCTCTGAGTGGCTCTTTCGCCCTGTCGCTGGTGCTGCCGTTGTACGAGGTGCATACGTCGCTGGCGGTCAGTCGCTGGACGGCGATGATGCTCTGCGCCGGTTATTGCATGGCCTGCCTGGCGCCCATTCTGGCGGGGCTGGCTCGCGACTTGGCGGGCAACTATCAGGTACCGTTCATGGTGCTGGCCGGCCTGGGTGTGTTGATGACGCTGATTGCCTGGTGCCTGCGCACGCCCAATCGGCAGAGTTAG
- a CDS encoding YnfA family protein produces the protein MLNYLWFFLAALFEIAGCYAFWMWLRLGKSAWWVVPGLLSLSLFALLLTRVEAAYAGRAYAAYGGVYIVASLLWLAAVERTRPMPSDWLGAAVCLLGAAIILLGPRFGWR, from the coding sequence ATGCTCAACTACCTGTGGTTCTTTCTCGCCGCACTCTTCGAGATCGCTGGCTGCTATGCCTTCTGGATGTGGCTGCGCCTGGGCAAGAGTGCCTGGTGGGTGGTGCCCGGCCTGCTCAGCCTGAGCCTGTTCGCCCTGTTGCTGACCCGTGTCGAGGCAGCCTATGCCGGGCGTGCCTATGCCGCCTATGGCGGGGTCTATATCGTCGCTTCGCTGCTCTGGCTGGCGGCCGTCGAACGTACCCGGCCCATGCCCAGCGACTGGTTGGGAGCCGCTGTTTGTCTGCTGGGCGCGGCGATCATCCTGCTCGGGCCGCGTTTCGGTTGGCGCTGA